A single genomic interval of Candidatus Gracilibacteria bacterium harbors:
- a CDS encoding peroxiredoxin translates to MNLTPYLSKSPKTLLYFYPKDNTPGCTLEAQDFTRLKKDFEVLGIQIIGVSKDSETSHANFRDSCNLGITLISDEDGSLHEQFGVIGEKKNYGKIYIGTIRSTFLLDSSGKILQEWRNVKATGHAEKVLKEIQK, encoded by the coding sequence ATGAACCTCACACCCTATCTATCCAAATCTCCTAAAACACTTCTCTATTTTTATCCGAAAGATAATACTCCGGGTTGCACCCTCGAGGCGCAAGATTTTACCCGACTCAAGAAAGATTTCGAGGTGCTTGGAATCCAGATTATCGGAGTATCGAAAGATTCAGAAACTTCTCATGCGAATTTCCGCGATAGTTGCAATCTCGGCATCACACTCATCTCTGACGAGGACGGAAGTCTCCATGAACAATTCGGTGTCATCGGCGAGAAGAAGAATTATGGAAAAATCTATATTGGTACCATCCGCTCCACTTTTCTTCTCGATTCGAGTGGAAAAATCCTCCAGGAATGGCGGAATGTAAAAGCCACAGGACATGCGGAAAAAGTTCTGAAAGAAATCCAGAAATAA
- the uvrB gene encoding excinuclease ABC subunit UvrB produces MFKLNSPYQPTGDQPEAIRILVDSIRQGNDFQTLLGVTGSGKTFTMANIISELQRPALILAHNKTLAAQLAQEFKEFFPENAVHYFVSYYDYYQPEAYVVKTGAYIEKEATINEEIDRLRHAATESLLTRKDVIIVASVSCIYGIGEVAQYEAQCLKFEVGKDYIIENLIRELVMVQFTRSTADWKPGMFLVKGDILEIWPSSSESIIRLEFFGDTLDRITRIEHLTHQLIENLETITIFPAKHFVTEKGIIESVLPKIKHEMEEQVKFFTENGKLVEAERIKMRVEYDMEMLGEVGYVNGIENYSMYLGNRNPGEAPATLMEFFPDGFLTFVDESHITIPQIGGMYAGDRARKENLVGYGFRLPSAMENRPLKFDEFEQKIGQTIFVSATPSKYEAAHEKVVAEQVIRPTGLLDPEITIEDMEFMVDSLMKNIAAAKSRGERSLITTITKKSSEDLANYFAENGLKVRYLHSEIETIERLEILRDYRLGVIDVIVGVNLLREGLDLPETSFIGILDAEKIGFLRSKTSLLQIIGRAARNANGHVIMYSHGCKQSIAMVDAIAETNRRREVQKAYNEKHGVTPTTIISSVKEVSIPKKKTEIFAGGEMTKEKLGTYIKRLELEMDVAAANLDFERAAEIRDELLNVRKKK; encoded by the coding sequence ATGTTCAAACTCAATTCCCCATACCAGCCAACAGGCGACCAACCCGAAGCGATTCGGATTCTTGTTGATTCCATCAGGCAATGAAATGATTTCCAGACACTTCTCGGTGTGACTGGTTCTGGAAAGACTTTCACGATGGCGAATATTATCTCGGAACTCCAACGTCCAGCACTGATTCTCGCCCATAATAAAACTCTCGCGGCTCAACTTGCCCAAGAATTCAAGGAATTCTTTCCAGAAAATGCGGTGCATTATTTCGTATCGTATTATGACTATTACCAGCCAGAAGCCTATGTCGTGAAGACAGGAGCCTATATCGAGAAAGAAGCAACCATCAACGAAGAAATAGATCGATTGCGTCATGCTGCGACAGAATCTCTCCTCACGAGAAAAGACGTCATCATCGTCGCATCCGTATCATGCATCTATGGTATCGGTGAAGTTGCGCAATATGAGGCTCAGTGTCTGAAGTTCGAAGTCGGAAAAGATTATATCATCGAGAACCTCATCCGAGAACTCGTCATGGTGCAATTCACCCGTTCGACTGCCGACTGGAAGCCAGGAATGTTCCTCGTGAAGTGAGATATTCTCGAAATCTGGCCGTCATCGAGTGAATCTATCATCCGACTCGAGTTCTTCGGCGATACTCTCGACCGCATCACTCGTATCGAACACCTCACACACCAGCTCATCGAGAATCTCGAAACTATCACGATTTTCCCAGCAAAACATTTCGTCACGGAAAAAGGTATCATCGAATCCGTCCTTCCGAAAATCAAACATGAGATGGAAGAACAGGTGAAGTTTTTTACTGAAAACGGGAAACTCGTCGAAGCGGAACGTATCAAGATGCGTGTAGAATATGATATGGAAATGCTCGGCGAAGTCGGGTATGTGAACGGAATCGAGAACTATTCTATGTATCTCGGGAATCGAAATCCAGGAGAAGCACCAGCAACACTCATGGAGTTTTTCCCAGATGGATTTCTCACTTTCGTCGACGAGTCGCATATCACGATTCCACAAATCGGTGGGATGTACGCTGGAGATCGCGCTCGCAAAGAGAATCTTGTCGGTTATGGATTCCGTCTCCCTTCTGCGATGGAGAATCGACCATTGAAGTTCGATGAATTTGAACAGAAAATCGGGCAAACCATCTTTGTCTCGGCGACCCCATCGAAGTATGAGGCTGCTCATGAAAAAGTTGTCGCGGAACAGGTTATCCGTCCGACAGGACTCCTCGATCCAGAGATCACCATCGAAGATATGGAATTCATGGTGGATAGCCTGATGAAGAATATTGCCGCTGCAAAATCCCGCGGAGAGCGTTCACTCATCACGACGATCACGAAGAAATCTTCGGAAGACCTCGCGAATTATTTCGCAGAAAATGGACTCAAAGTGCGCTACCTTCACTCAGAGATCGAGACCATCGAACGACTCGAGATTCTCAGAGATTATCGCCTTGGGGTTATCGATGTCATCGTGGGAGTGAATCTCCTCCGAGAATGACTTGATCTTCCTGAGACTTCATTCATCGGGATTCTCGATGCCGAGAAAATCGGGTTCCTCCGCTCGAAGACTTCCCTCCTCCAGATAATCGGGCGTGCTGCCCGCAATGCGAACGGACACGTCATCATGTATTCCCATGGATGCAAACAATCGATCGCCATGGTCGATGCTATCGCCGAAACCAATCGTCGTCGCGAAGTTCAGAAAGCATACAATGAGAAACATGGAGTCACTCCAACAACCATCATATCGAGTGTGAAGGAAGTCTCTATACCGAAGAAAAAAACCGAAATCTTCGCTGGTGGCGAGATGACAAAAGAAAAGCTCGGGACGTATATCAAACGTCTCGAGCTCGAAATGGATGTCGCAGCCGCGAATCTCGACTTCGAACGCGCTGCAGAAATTCGGGATGAACTCCTCAATGTAAGAAAGAAGAAATAG